One window of the Chryseotalea sp. WA131a genome contains the following:
- a CDS encoding efflux RND transporter permease subunit, protein MIKRILIFSMSNRWLVIGLSLVLMGLGFWSFEELKIEAYPDIADTNVIVITQYNGRAAEEVEQQVTIPIERVLNNVPNVTDRRSRTIFGLSVVQLNFDESVTDYFARQQVLERLSAADLPDGVTPRIAPLTTAVGEIYRYVVEGPPEISPLQLRDIQDWIIIPRLLQVPGIADVTTFGGPIKQFHILTDPGKLRKYEMKLQEVMDAVNVNNQNTGGNTIEQGTQGFAVRGLGAIKTTEDIENIVLKSVNGVPVFIRDVATVEIAPPPVSGLLGYRVNSASLDITGTTEGIVLLRRGENPSQALELLKEQIKDLESHELPKGVKLRVLYDRSFLIEHSLDTVAETVFMGISIVIILLVMVLGSFRAAFVVAATIPFAMLFAFIMMKLTGIPANLLSLGAIDFGVIVDGACVMAEDLIRRYTNATPDEKEEGITKITLLSAQEVGREIFFSVVIIMLAYMPILLMQRVEGKLFSPMALTLAFAVLGSMICALTLIPVLISFAFSRAMKKEKMMEGKARHFLMDGLTYLYEKLLRVIFKIPKLVVMVGFAIVLFLVSLGAKLGTEFLPELDEGSIFMRSFMPSGITIKENAKIAPKIREIVASNYPVEFVITQTGRNDDGTDPFPTDRTEILVGLKDYALWADTVKKKDLVQCLQTELQNEFPGSFFSSGQPIIDQVMEIVTGSAADLAISIVGYDFDLMRHKADSIAEIVRATNGSSAVNIEQEGAQAQLAIRIDRKAAARYGINVSDVQNMVEAAIGGKPIGTVYDGAKKYDIVVRYIPESRNSMEAIKNLQVSASNGSLIPLDQLAKIEYVEGQTNIYRLNGKRMITVRTNIRGRDQGGFVSEVSKKIEKAITVPDGYQVLYGGQYENLERAGAQLMISIPLTIIVVFIFLWMLFKELKSTLLTLTCILFALGGGILALELRGYNFNVSAGVGFVSIFGISVMAGVLLISALNREIASQPGDARDIVFRTSAEQLKAILAIMLVAIVGLFPAAFSSGIGSDVQRPLATVIIGGLTSTLIFVPTLMPPLYWLLIRKRLTTPLTNF, encoded by the coding sequence ATGATTAAGCGTATCCTCATATTCTCCATGTCCAACCGTTGGTTGGTGATTGGCTTGAGCCTCGTCTTAATGGGTTTAGGATTTTGGAGTTTTGAAGAATTAAAAATTGAAGCCTACCCGGATATTGCCGATACCAATGTAATTGTCATCACACAATACAATGGAAGGGCAGCCGAAGAAGTAGAGCAGCAAGTAACCATTCCGATTGAGCGTGTCTTAAACAATGTACCTAATGTAACCGACAGAAGGTCGCGTACTATTTTTGGCTTGTCAGTAGTACAACTAAATTTTGATGAATCGGTAACCGATTACTTTGCACGCCAGCAAGTGTTAGAACGATTGTCGGCAGCTGATTTACCAGATGGGGTTACTCCCCGCATCGCACCCCTGACAACGGCTGTCGGAGAAATTTATCGCTATGTAGTAGAAGGCCCGCCAGAAATTTCTCCGTTGCAACTTCGCGATATTCAAGATTGGATCATCATACCCCGATTATTGCAAGTTCCGGGCATTGCCGATGTGACTACGTTTGGTGGCCCCATCAAGCAATTTCATATACTCACCGATCCTGGCAAACTCCGAAAGTATGAGATGAAACTGCAAGAGGTAATGGATGCCGTTAATGTTAACAATCAAAATACTGGAGGCAACACGATAGAGCAAGGCACGCAAGGTTTTGCTGTGCGTGGATTGGGCGCTATCAAAACGACCGAGGACATTGAGAACATTGTATTGAAGTCGGTAAATGGTGTGCCCGTATTTATTAGAGATGTGGCAACGGTAGAAATTGCGCCACCACCTGTTTCAGGTTTGCTGGGCTATCGCGTTAACTCTGCCAGCTTAGACATCACCGGCACTACGGAAGGCATAGTATTGCTACGCAGAGGCGAGAACCCAAGCCAAGCGTTGGAGTTATTGAAAGAGCAAATCAAAGATTTGGAATCGCACGAATTGCCAAAAGGAGTGAAGCTGCGCGTGCTGTACGACCGAAGTTTTTTGATTGAGCATTCGCTGGATACCGTAGCGGAAACCGTTTTCATGGGCATTTCGATTGTAATCATTTTATTGGTGATGGTGCTGGGCAGTTTTCGGGCAGCATTTGTGGTGGCCGCCACCATTCCGTTTGCCATGCTCTTTGCCTTCATCATGATGAAGCTCACCGGCATCCCGGCCAACTTGTTATCGCTTGGAGCTATTGACTTTGGCGTAATTGTAGACGGTGCTTGTGTGATGGCCGAGGATTTGATCAGACGATATACCAACGCCACACCCGATGAAAAGGAGGAAGGGATTACCAAAATTACATTGCTATCCGCGCAAGAAGTAGGCCGCGAAATATTTTTCTCCGTGGTCATCATTATGTTGGCCTATATGCCAATCTTGTTGATGCAACGAGTGGAGGGAAAATTGTTTTCGCCCATGGCTTTAACGTTGGCGTTTGCAGTATTGGGCTCCATGATTTGTGCGCTCACACTCATTCCTGTTTTGATCTCGTTTGCTTTTAGCCGAGCGATGAAGAAAGAGAAAATGATGGAGGGAAAGGCCCGTCATTTTTTAATGGATGGTTTGACCTATCTGTACGAGAAATTGCTTCGCGTAATTTTTAAAATACCTAAGCTTGTTGTGATGGTTGGTTTTGCCATCGTGTTGTTCTTGGTTTCGCTAGGTGCCAAGTTGGGTACAGAATTTTTGCCTGAATTGGATGAAGGATCCATTTTTATGCGATCGTTTATGCCTTCTGGTATCACCATCAAAGAGAATGCGAAAATCGCCCCTAAGATTAGAGAAATAGTGGCCAGCAATTATCCAGTTGAGTTTGTGATTACCCAAACCGGCCGCAACGATGATGGCACTGATCCTTTTCCTACCGACCGAACAGAAATTTTAGTAGGCTTAAAGGATTATGCTTTGTGGGCAGATACCGTAAAGAAAAAAGATTTAGTCCAGTGTTTGCAGACTGAATTGCAAAACGAATTTCCAGGTTCATTCTTTTCTTCTGGTCAACCCATCATCGACCAAGTGATGGAAATTGTAACGGGCTCTGCAGCAGACTTGGCTATTTCCATAGTGGGGTATGATTTTGATTTGATGCGCCACAAGGCCGATAGCATTGCCGAAATTGTTCGAGCAACAAATGGCTCTTCTGCTGTAAATATTGAGCAAGAAGGTGCGCAAGCTCAGTTGGCCATTCGCATCGATCGCAAAGCTGCTGCACGCTATGGCATCAACGTATCCGATGTTCAAAATATGGTAGAAGCGGCCATTGGGGGCAAACCCATTGGTACGGTATATGATGGTGCAAAAAAGTACGACATCGTGGTGCGCTACATTCCGGAAAGCAGAAACTCCATGGAGGCAATTAAAAACCTACAAGTGTCTGCGTCCAATGGTTCCCTCATCCCATTAGATCAATTGGCAAAAATTGAATATGTAGAGGGTCAAACCAATATTTACCGATTGAATGGTAAGCGGATGATCACTGTTCGTACCAACATCCGCGGTCGTGACCAAGGTGGTTTTGTGAGTGAGGTAAGTAAAAAAATAGAAAAAGCGATTACTGTGCCAGATGGGTACCAGGTACTCTATGGCGGACAATACGAAAATTTAGAGCGGGCTGGGGCCCAGTTGATGATTTCAATACCGCTTACCATTATCGTGGTTTTCATTTTCTTGTGGATGCTGTTTAAAGAATTGAAATCAACGTTGTTGACACTCACTTGTATTTTGTTTGCATTGGGTGGAGGGATATTGGCGTTGGAGCTTCGTGGGTATAACTTCAATGTTTCTGCTGGTGTTGGTTTTGTTTCCATCTTCGGTATTTCGGTAATGGCGGGTGTATTGTTGATTTCAGCTTTGAACAGGGAAATAGCCTCTCAGCCAGGAGATGCGCGTGATATTGTGTTTCGCACTTCGGCTGAGCAATTGAAAGCTATCTTGGCAATTATGCTGGTAGCCATCGTGGGCTTGTTCCCAGCTGCATTTTCATCTGGTATTGGGTCGGATGTGCAACGGCCATTGGCTACCGTAATTATTGGTGGATTGACAAGCACATTGATTTTTGTGCCAACACTCATGCCACCGTTATATTGGCTGTTGATTAGAAAAAGGCTAACAACTCCGTTGACCAATTTCTAG
- a CDS encoding glycoside hydrolase family 16 protein, whose product MKNILFVAVFVSIICCQSKQKLVWSDEFDTEGAPDTTKWNYDLGDGCPKVCGWGNNEAQFYTDQSKNARVENGKLVIEVHHDSLGGKAFTSTRIVSKYKGDWRYGRIEVKAKLPKGIGTWPAIWMLSTDWKYGGWPISGEIDIMEHVGYDQGVIHGTLHSEKYNHIKQTQQEGKITINDCSENFHLYAINWTADQIDFFVDDKLYHSVKRNPTDTFEGWPFDQRFHLIMNIAVGGNWGGVKGIDNSIWPQRMEVDYVRVYQ is encoded by the coding sequence ATGAAAAACATTTTATTCGTTGCTGTATTCGTCTCAATTATTTGTTGCCAATCGAAACAAAAATTGGTTTGGTCAGATGAGTTTGATACGGAGGGTGCCCCCGATACCACCAAATGGAACTATGATTTAGGAGATGGCTGTCCCAAAGTGTGCGGTTGGGGAAACAATGAAGCACAATTCTATACCGATCAATCAAAAAATGCTCGGGTAGAAAATGGAAAACTAGTGATTGAAGTACACCACGATTCGTTGGGCGGAAAAGCTTTCACATCCACTCGGATTGTTTCAAAATACAAAGGCGACTGGCGGTATGGAAGAATAGAAGTAAAGGCCAAACTCCCAAAAGGAATTGGTACTTGGCCAGCCATTTGGATGTTATCAACCGATTGGAAATATGGTGGCTGGCCTATCAGCGGTGAAATTGACATCATGGAGCACGTTGGCTACGATCAAGGCGTGATACACGGCACACTGCATAGCGAAAAATACAATCACATCAAGCAAACCCAACAAGAAGGCAAAATCACCATCAATGATTGCAGTGAAAATTTTCATTTGTATGCCATAAATTGGACTGCCGATCAAATCGATTTTTTTGTGGATGACAAGCTTTATCATTCTGTCAAAAGAAATCCAACCGATACCTTTGAAGGGTGGCCATTTGATCAGCGTTTTCATCTCATCATGAACATTGCAGTGGGAGGAAATTGGGGAGGTGTAAAGGGTATTGATAATTCGATATGGCCGCAGCGCATGGAAGTGGATTATGTGAGGGTCTATCAATAG
- a CDS encoding TolC family protein, which translates to MVRYFCFFLIVFGCFKSNAQQFSFQAALTKSKENNPVLKSEIKNLELARFEVVTAGLRPNPNFNNQTLQQVDSKYFPTNSGWSDNLNRQVWYQLTKPFQLDNLRGKKIDFAEQAYRVTEKSYFETERNVLNEAANQWLDAWHSYVQFEAIGKTLKNIDSLNVINENRFKNQVITQSDLIRTKLLAEQYRLRYVESKQDYYNQLKLLRLQLGAIDSVSIAVDDPFILPQLPDNLDSLYKLSIEQRSDMQVMQASVALAESNIVLQKSRAIPQPELGLIWNPQNSVPYLGFFGTIQLPVFSRNQGEIGKSKVFKQQSELNFKRIELTLRTEVETAYKTFQLYRNNLSRYESLLRQSDTVLETVRYAYLRVATSLIDFLEAQRAWFETRQNYYETLYNYRKSYITMLFVTGTLNKM; encoded by the coding sequence ATGGTTAGGTATTTTTGCTTTTTTTTGATTGTATTTGGCTGCTTTAAGTCAAACGCGCAACAGTTTTCTTTTCAAGCCGCATTGACAAAATCGAAAGAGAATAACCCGGTTTTGAAAAGCGAAATTAAAAACTTGGAGCTTGCCAGGTTTGAAGTGGTGACAGCCGGCCTGCGACCAAACCCTAACTTCAACAATCAAACACTACAGCAAGTTGACTCCAAGTATTTCCCGACCAATTCGGGTTGGAGTGATAACCTAAATCGTCAGGTTTGGTATCAACTAACAAAGCCTTTTCAGCTTGACAACCTCCGAGGAAAGAAAATCGATTTTGCGGAGCAGGCCTATCGCGTAACTGAGAAATCCTATTTTGAAACTGAACGGAATGTATTAAATGAAGCAGCCAATCAATGGTTGGATGCGTGGCATTCGTACGTTCAGTTCGAGGCCATTGGCAAAACACTTAAAAATATTGATAGCCTCAACGTCATCAACGAGAATCGTTTCAAGAACCAAGTAATTACGCAAAGTGATTTGATAAGGACTAAATTATTGGCTGAGCAGTATCGGTTGCGTTACGTTGAATCGAAGCAGGACTATTATAATCAGTTGAAGTTGTTACGACTTCAATTGGGTGCTATTGATAGTGTTTCCATTGCTGTTGATGACCCCTTTATACTTCCACAATTGCCAGACAATCTTGATTCTCTTTACAAGCTATCGATTGAGCAACGTTCGGATATGCAGGTGATGCAAGCCAGCGTAGCCTTGGCCGAAAGTAATATTGTCCTTCAAAAATCGCGTGCGATCCCTCAACCTGAATTGGGTTTGATTTGGAACCCCCAAAACTCGGTGCCGTACCTTGGATTTTTTGGAACGATTCAACTTCCAGTTTTCTCCCGCAATCAAGGTGAAATAGGGAAGTCGAAAGTGTTTAAGCAACAAAGCGAATTAAATTTTAAACGCATTGAGTTAACACTTCGAACCGAAGTGGAGACTGCTTACAAAACATTTCAACTCTACCGAAACAATCTATCGCGCTATGAGTCACTGTTGCGCCAATCTGACACCGTGCTAGAAACGGTGCGGTATGCTTACTTGCGTGTGGCTACCAGCTTGATTGATTTTTTGGAGGCGCAACGGGCCTGGTTTGAAACAAGACAAAACTATTATGAGACTCTTTACAATTACCGAAAGAGTTACATTACCATGCTTTTTGTTACGGGTACTTTAAATAAGATGTAA
- the msrA gene encoding peptide-methionine (S)-S-oxide reductase MsrA yields MKTQSSFLFTALISFALFSCSGQSSKKKQADLKVNLTPPAGKAVAAFAEGCFWCSEHIFEAVVGVDSAVSGYAGGKTINPTYELVNTETTGHAETVLVYYDPKIVSYEELLRVFFTSQDPTTPNQQGPDRGNSYRSIIFYSTPQEKELAEKAKVTYGPSFNKPIVSEIKPLTAFYKAEEYHQNYIEHNQFSSYVIGVSIPRFEKFKRTYKGKIKNSAK; encoded by the coding sequence ATGAAGACACAATCCTCCTTCCTGTTCACTGCTCTGATTTCTTTCGCTCTTTTTTCGTGCAGCGGGCAATCGAGTAAAAAAAAACAGGCTGATTTAAAAGTGAATTTAACACCTCCGGCCGGAAAAGCGGTAGCTGCTTTTGCAGAAGGATGCTTCTGGTGTTCAGAACATATTTTTGAAGCGGTGGTAGGAGTAGATTCTGCCGTATCTGGTTATGCTGGCGGAAAGACTATCAACCCTACCTATGAGTTGGTCAATACCGAAACCACTGGCCATGCAGAGACGGTACTAGTGTACTATGATCCAAAAATTGTTAGCTACGAAGAATTGCTCCGTGTATTCTTTACCTCACAAGACCCTACCACACCGAATCAGCAAGGTCCGGATAGAGGAAACTCCTATCGATCGATTATCTTTTATAGCACTCCACAAGAAAAAGAATTAGCCGAAAAAGCCAAGGTGACCTATGGCCCCTCTTTTAACAAACCAATTGTATCAGAAATAAAACCGTTAACAGCTTTCTACAAAGCAGAAGAGTATCATCAAAATTATATTGAACACAATCAGTTTAGTAGCTACGTGATAGGCGTTTCTATTCCTCGGTTTGAGAAGTTTAAAAGAACCTACAAAGGAAAAATAAAGAACTCAGCCAAGTAA
- a CDS encoding aminoacyl-tRNA hydrolase has protein sequence MKFLIAGLGNSGPEYELTRHNIGFLTLDRLADNHKLDFATERLADRAEWKYKGKQIHFIKPNTYMNLSGKAIAYWLQELKIPTENLLVVVDEIALPFGSLRMRTKGSAAGHNGLKNIELVLGGQDYSRLRFGIGSEFSKGQQVDYVLGNFTQEQFQELPKHMDKAIEMILSFCTIGAERTMNFFNN, from the coding sequence ATGAAATTTTTAATAGCTGGTTTAGGAAATAGTGGCCCCGAGTATGAACTCACCCGGCACAACATTGGATTTTTGACACTCGATCGATTGGCCGATAATCATAAACTTGATTTTGCTACCGAGCGATTGGCTGATCGAGCGGAATGGAAATACAAAGGCAAGCAAATTCATTTTATCAAACCAAACACGTATATGAATTTGAGCGGCAAGGCGATTGCCTACTGGCTGCAAGAATTAAAAATCCCCACTGAGAATCTACTTGTGGTGGTTGATGAAATCGCTTTGCCTTTTGGCAGCTTGCGCATGCGCACCAAAGGCAGCGCGGCCGGTCATAATGGTTTGAAAAATATTGAATTGGTATTGGGCGGACAAGACTACTCGAGATTACGCTTTGGTATAGGCAGTGAATTCTCGAAAGGCCAACAAGTCGATTATGTTTTAGGTAATTTTACGCAAGAGCAATTTCAAGAACTGCCTAAACACATGGACAAAGCCATTGAAATGATTTTATCGTTTTGCACCATCGGAGCAGAACGCACGATGAATTTTTTTAATAATTGA
- a CDS encoding metallophosphoesterase family protein, whose product MKIGLLSDTHSFLDNKVFDYFKEVDEIWHAGDIGDADVINQLEKYKTVRAVYGNIDDKNIQSRYPEDNWFDCEGIIVWMTHIAGAPPNYNPRIKKVLQEKIPGLLICGHSHILKVVKDKTYQNMVYINPGAAGNHGFHHMKTILRFEILNKEIKNMEVIELGKRGKL is encoded by the coding sequence ATGAAAATAGGCTTACTCTCAGACACCCACAGTTTTCTAGACAACAAGGTATTTGATTATTTCAAAGAAGTAGATGAGATTTGGCATGCGGGCGATATTGGCGATGCAGATGTAATCAACCAACTAGAAAAATACAAAACGGTTCGAGCAGTTTACGGAAACATTGACGATAAAAATATTCAATCTCGCTACCCCGAAGACAATTGGTTTGATTGTGAAGGAATAATAGTTTGGATGACACACATTGCTGGCGCTCCACCAAACTATAATCCCAGAATTAAGAAAGTATTACAAGAAAAAATCCCTGGCCTATTAATCTGCGGTCATTCGCACATACTAAAAGTGGTAAAAGACAAAACCTACCAGAACATGGTGTATATCAACCCAGGTGCAGCGGGCAACCATGGTTTCCATCACATGAAAACCATCCTACGGTTTGAAATCCTGAATAAGGAAATCAAAAATATGGAGGTGATAGAGCTTGGTAAAAGAGGTAAACTATGA
- a CDS encoding efflux RND transporter periplasmic adaptor subunit, giving the protein MKNILFVLVICSMGACRKHEATHAVIAITKPSVKENGELITFSDHHQTDQFETIVTKKENLTARFSAPAHVMATVVQSGDNTAQNLILFDNADLSYNYASYLQHLVLINQWKINIARVKDLLAHGAATGKDLIEAQTQLANEEAVIIEHETKLKLGGFDPVALRGARAKTVWVLCNVPENQVDKVREGNKCDVHFNSFPNEIMKAKVEAVGDVVDAITRMVKVRIILSNPDSRIKAGMYANVDFGLAEGKFISIPQSAIITVGGKIYAFVKIGDNEYRRRLITLGQNVEQSSIVLTGLQEGEQVVKDGTMQLKGLSFGY; this is encoded by the coding sequence ATGAAGAATATCCTATTCGTTTTGGTGATTTGTTCCATGGGGGCTTGCAGAAAGCACGAAGCCACTCACGCGGTGATTGCCATCACAAAACCAAGCGTGAAAGAGAATGGAGAGCTAATAACTTTCTCCGACCATCACCAAACCGACCAATTCGAAACCATTGTCACTAAGAAAGAAAACCTTACCGCTCGCTTTTCTGCCCCCGCCCATGTGATGGCCACGGTGGTTCAATCGGGTGATAACACCGCCCAAAATTTGATTTTGTTTGACAATGCCGATTTGTCTTACAACTACGCTTCCTATCTACAACATTTGGTATTGATCAATCAATGGAAGATAAACATCGCTCGCGTAAAAGATTTGTTGGCACATGGAGCGGCTACCGGAAAGGATTTAATAGAGGCACAAACGCAGTTGGCCAACGAGGAAGCCGTGATCATAGAACATGAAACAAAACTTAAGTTAGGAGGTTTTGATCCGGTTGCTCTTCGAGGCGCTCGTGCCAAAACCGTGTGGGTGCTTTGCAATGTGCCCGAAAACCAAGTGGATAAAGTGCGCGAGGGAAATAAGTGTGACGTTCATTTTAATTCCTTCCCCAACGAAATAATGAAAGCCAAGGTAGAGGCCGTGGGCGATGTGGTAGATGCCATCACACGCATGGTAAAAGTGCGCATCATTCTTTCGAACCCCGATAGCCGGATCAAAGCAGGTATGTATGCCAATGTTGATTTTGGTTTGGCGGAAGGGAAATTCATTTCAATCCCACAAAGCGCGATCATTACCGTGGGTGGAAAAATTTATGCTTTTGTAAAAATAGGTGATAACGAATACAGAAGGAGACTCATTACGCTTGGCCAAAACGTGGAGCAGAGTTCAATCGTATTGACGGGCTTGCAAGAAGGAGAGCAAGTGGTAAAAGATGGCACCATGCAATTAAAAGGACTTAGCTTCGGTTATTAA
- a CDS encoding RidA family protein, whose translation MNKIFAENAPKAIGPYSHAYQSGNLIFCSGQTPLNPSTMLIEGATVTEQTLLVLQNLETVLKAAGTNRNHVLKTSVFLKNFADFEKMNKAYEQFFGEHKPARTTVEVSRLPKDALVEIECVAEKV comes from the coding sequence ATGAATAAAATTTTTGCTGAAAATGCTCCCAAAGCAATAGGCCCGTATTCGCACGCTTATCAATCGGGCAACTTGATTTTTTGTTCCGGACAAACGCCTCTCAATCCCTCCACCATGTTGATTGAAGGAGCTACTGTAACCGAGCAAACATTATTGGTGCTCCAAAATTTAGAGACTGTGTTAAAGGCAGCCGGCACCAACCGCAACCATGTGTTGAAGACGTCTGTCTTTCTAAAAAACTTTGCCGACTTTGAGAAGATGAACAAAGCCTACGAGCAATTTTTTGGTGAACACAAGCCAGCCCGCACTACGGTTGAAGTGAGTCGATTACCAAAAGATGCATTGGTGGAGATTGAGTGTGTTGCTGAGAAGGTATGA
- a CDS encoding PIN domain-containing protein: MKIFLDANILVSVLNKEYPLFTYSSRVLSLAGNTSFQVYTSPICLAIAFYFSEKKSGTVMAKTKIELLVKNIEIATADKSTVLKAIQNKSVHDFEDGLEYYSAEAVKCKCIITEDKNDFHFSKLEVLSSHDFLKKYVMK; encoded by the coding sequence ATGAAAATCTTTTTGGATGCCAATATTCTGGTTTCTGTATTGAACAAAGAGTATCCGTTGTTTACGTATTCTTCTCGAGTACTTAGTTTAGCGGGCAATACTTCATTTCAAGTTTATACATCACCGATTTGTTTGGCCATTGCCTTTTACTTTTCTGAAAAGAAGAGTGGAACAGTAATGGCGAAGACCAAAATAGAGCTGTTGGTCAAGAATATAGAAATCGCTACGGCCGACAAATCTACGGTATTGAAAGCCATTCAAAATAAATCCGTTCATGATTTTGAAGATGGGCTCGAGTACTATTCTGCGGAAGCCGTAAAGTGTAAATGCATCATTACCGAAGACAAAAATGATTTTCACTTTTCAAAACTGGAAGTGTTGAGCTCGCACGATTTTTTAAAGAAGTATGTGATGAAGTAG
- a CDS encoding DUF190 domain-containing protein — translation MTQAQLFFDKDDRKQDQPLHKFVMDFLVKKGIAGATMFEGVAGFGQNDYIQRPTQLFSFDEVPLMITFIDEDEKVKAALTELRSLTNIGLFIAYPVTVYSKK, via the coding sequence ATGACACAGGCGCAACTTTTTTTTGACAAAGACGATCGCAAACAAGACCAGCCGCTGCATAAGTTTGTGATGGATTTTTTGGTGAAGAAGGGCATTGCCGGAGCAACCATGTTCGAAGGGGTAGCTGGCTTTGGACAAAATGATTATATCCAGCGCCCGACACAGTTGTTTTCTTTCGATGAAGTGCCTTTGATGATTACGTTTATAGACGAAGATGAAAAAGTAAAAGCAGCGCTCACCGAATTGCGCTCGCTCACCAACATCGGATTGTTTATCGCTTATCCTGTTACGGTGTATTCTAAAAAATGA
- a CDS encoding peptidylprolyl isomerase, with amino-acid sequence MKVAEIHTNKGIMKINFFEKDAPNTVKNFITLAEKGFYNGLTFHRVIPNFMIQGGCPNGIGNGGPGYHIDCELTGDNQYHDRGVLSMAHAGRNTGGSQFFICHTRQTTKHLDRNHTVFGKVVEGLDVIDTIRQGDVMEKVVISEVA; translated from the coding sequence ATGAAAGTAGCAGAAATACACACCAATAAGGGCATCATGAAAATCAACTTCTTTGAAAAAGATGCTCCTAACACCGTAAAGAATTTTATCACGCTTGCTGAGAAGGGTTTTTATAATGGCCTTACTTTTCATCGGGTGATTCCTAATTTTATGATTCAAGGTGGCTGCCCCAATGGTATTGGCAACGGTGGCCCAGGTTATCACATCGATTGTGAACTAACAGGCGATAATCAATACCACGACCGAGGTGTTCTTTCCATGGCCCATGCTGGTCGCAATACAGGTGGCTCTCAGTTTTTTATTTGTCATACGCGCCAAACCACCAAGCATCTCGACCGCAATCATACCGTTTTTGGTAAAGTGGTGGAGGGCTTAGACGTAATCGATACCATCCGCCAAGGAGATGTGATGGAGAAGGTGGTTATTTCGGAGGTAGCTTAG